Proteins encoded by one window of Luteolibacter rhizosphaerae:
- a CDS encoding M16 family metallopeptidase codes for MRNPAPIILSLLLAAVAAFFLIRAPEAPKPAPPPAEAAAPAEAPAPEVPKTEEAVKPPPPEVAKTDTSVAEAEPKTWPQEQSDIPADPKAVFGKLPNGLRYMIYPNSEPPGRVSLRLHIATGSLMEAEDQRGLAHFLEHMVFNGTKHFTPDDLIPKMQHLGIGFGAHVNAYTSFNETVYMLDLPSLTDEMLGLGFTVMRDFGDGAKLDPEEIDKERGVILSEKTTRDSVGMRLMQQQFDELLPESLLPKRFPIGEEEVIKSAPRERFVDYYTRYYTPERMTFIVVGDVDAAKFEGLIKENFSSLANPAEPGKEPDLGKITPVEGVKAAVFSDKEVPATSLGFTFVQPFSPVPDTRTRRLSKLPLELAQTALARRFERIAKTEGSPITGGSASRDELFNHVEVGSLDVAVAEDRWQEALPVLEQEYRRVLEFGFTDAEISEAKANLLNAYQQAVKTAPSRKSEGLATGIARSISDGSVFSTPEMNLEVIKGGLDTATPETCHAAFREFWADKGFHLVLTTKEEPDNALSTLTSIYEESRSKEVEAPEQKRVIPFAYSEFGTPGTVKTRKEIADPGLIQCMLSNGVRLNFKKTDFEKGSVRLLARIGSGKLTQPKDMPGFDFFAASVFNAGGLGKHSNDDLQQILAGRNVTGGGFAISDDAFTLSGRTTPEDLELQLQLMCAAMTDPGFREEALVQFRKGIPEIYQQVRHTPMGAQMEMESWLHGGDFRWTLPEESKLSSYTLEDARKWLTPALTKGYLELSIVGDFDESTMLPLVLKTFGALGPRETEKPALPAARKVNFPKAPAEKSFTYDSKIPQGTALVVWKTEGWRNNTKLFRRLNILGEIFSDRLRKEIREKLGASYSPNAGPDGSEGLEGYGFLASESVGKPEDTKRLAEVAVTLGAELAEKGTDEDELDRARKPILAQIEKSKRDNSYWLVTVLSQSQEQPERLDLIRGRDADVASITPKELSEIAKKYLGQKNALKVQITSEAK; via the coding sequence ATGCGGAACCCCGCTCCTATCATCCTGAGCCTGCTCCTAGCCGCAGTGGCGGCATTTTTCCTGATCCGTGCCCCGGAGGCGCCGAAACCGGCCCCGCCGCCAGCGGAAGCAGCCGCGCCAGCGGAGGCCCCTGCCCCCGAGGTGCCGAAGACGGAGGAAGCGGTGAAACCGCCGCCGCCGGAGGTGGCGAAGACGGATACCTCCGTGGCCGAGGCGGAACCGAAGACCTGGCCGCAGGAGCAGAGCGACATCCCGGCGGACCCGAAGGCGGTCTTCGGCAAGCTGCCGAACGGGCTGCGCTACATGATCTACCCGAACAGCGAGCCGCCGGGCCGGGTTTCTCTGCGCCTGCACATCGCGACGGGGTCGCTGATGGAGGCGGAGGACCAGCGGGGACTAGCGCACTTCCTGGAGCACATGGTCTTCAACGGCACCAAGCACTTCACGCCGGATGACCTGATCCCGAAGATGCAGCACCTGGGAATCGGCTTCGGGGCCCACGTGAATGCCTACACTTCCTTCAACGAGACGGTCTACATGCTGGACCTGCCGAGCCTGACCGACGAGATGCTGGGGCTGGGCTTCACGGTGATGCGCGACTTCGGTGACGGGGCGAAGCTGGACCCGGAGGAGATCGACAAGGAGCGCGGGGTGATCCTATCCGAGAAGACGACCCGCGACAGCGTGGGGATGCGGCTGATGCAGCAGCAATTCGACGAACTGCTGCCGGAATCCCTGCTGCCGAAGCGCTTCCCGATCGGTGAGGAAGAGGTGATCAAGAGCGCGCCGCGCGAGCGCTTCGTGGACTACTACACCCGCTACTACACGCCGGAGCGGATGACCTTCATCGTGGTGGGCGACGTGGATGCGGCGAAATTCGAGGGGCTGATCAAGGAGAACTTCAGCAGCTTGGCGAACCCGGCGGAGCCCGGCAAAGAGCCGGACTTGGGCAAGATCACACCGGTGGAAGGTGTGAAGGCGGCGGTCTTCTCCGACAAGGAAGTGCCGGCCACCTCGCTGGGCTTCACCTTCGTGCAGCCCTTCAGCCCGGTGCCGGACACGCGGACGCGGCGTCTCTCCAAGCTGCCGCTGGAGCTGGCGCAAACCGCGCTGGCCCGCCGCTTCGAGCGGATCGCGAAGACCGAGGGCTCCCCCATCACCGGTGGTAGCGCGAGCCGCGACGAGCTCTTCAATCACGTGGAAGTCGGCTCGCTGGATGTGGCGGTGGCGGAAGACCGCTGGCAGGAAGCGCTGCCGGTGCTGGAGCAGGAATACCGCCGGGTGCTGGAATTCGGCTTCACCGATGCAGAGATCTCCGAGGCCAAGGCGAACCTGCTGAATGCCTATCAACAGGCGGTGAAGACCGCGCCAAGCCGCAAGTCCGAGGGACTGGCGACGGGGATCGCGCGCTCGATCAGCGATGGTTCGGTTTTCTCGACTCCGGAGATGAACCTGGAGGTAATCAAGGGCGGGCTGGACACGGCCACGCCGGAGACCTGCCACGCGGCCTTCCGCGAGTTCTGGGCGGACAAGGGCTTCCACCTGGTGCTGACGACCAAGGAAGAGCCGGACAATGCGCTGAGCACGCTGACCTCGATCTACGAGGAGTCCCGTAGCAAGGAAGTGGAAGCGCCGGAGCAGAAGCGGGTGATTCCCTTCGCTTACAGCGAATTCGGCACGCCGGGCACGGTGAAGACGCGCAAGGAGATCGCGGACCCGGGCTTGATCCAGTGCATGCTTTCGAACGGGGTGCGGCTGAACTTCAAGAAGACCGACTTCGAGAAGGGCAGCGTGCGGCTGCTGGCGCGGATCGGATCGGGCAAGCTGACCCAGCCGAAGGACATGCCGGGATTCGATTTTTTCGCCGCGAGTGTCTTCAATGCGGGCGGTCTCGGGAAGCATTCCAACGACGACCTGCAGCAGATCCTGGCGGGGCGGAATGTGACGGGTGGCGGCTTCGCGATTTCCGACGATGCCTTCACGCTTTCCGGTCGCACCACGCCGGAAGATCTGGAGCTGCAGCTGCAACTGATGTGTGCGGCGATGACCGACCCGGGTTTCCGCGAGGAGGCGCTGGTGCAGTTCCGCAAGGGCATCCCGGAGATCTATCAGCAGGTGCGGCACACGCCGATGGGTGCGCAGATGGAGATGGAATCCTGGCTGCACGGCGGTGACTTCCGCTGGACTCTGCCGGAAGAGTCCAAGCTCTCCTCCTACACGCTGGAGGATGCCCGCAAGTGGCTGACCCCCGCGCTGACGAAGGGCTATCTGGAACTGAGCATCGTGGGTGACTTCGACGAGAGCACGATGCTGCCGCTGGTGCTGAAGACCTTCGGCGCGCTGGGCCCGCGCGAGACGGAGAAGCCGGCGCTGCCTGCCGCGCGCAAGGTGAATTTCCCGAAGGCTCCGGCCGAGAAGAGCTTCACTTATGATAGCAAGATCCCGCAAGGGACGGCGCTGGTGGTGTGGAAGACGGAAGGCTGGCGGAATAACACCAAGCTCTTCCGCCGCTTGAACATCTTGGGCGAGATCTTCAGCGATCGCCTGCGCAAGGAGATCCGCGAGAAGCTGGGGGCATCCTATAGCCCGAATGCGGGTCCGGATGGCTCCGAGGGGCTGGAGGGCTATGGCTTCCTGGCCTCCGAATCCGTGGGCAAGCCGGAGGACACGAAGCGGCTCGCGGAGGTGGCTGTGACCCTGGGTGCGGAGCTGGCGGAAAAGGGCACGGACGAGGACGAGCTCGACCGCGCGCGCAAGCCGATCCTGGCGCAGATCGAGAAGAGCAAGCGGGACAACAGTTACTGGCTGGTCACGGTGCTTTCGCAATCGCAGGAGCAGCCGGAGCGACTGGACTTGATCCGCGGGCGCGATGCGGATGTGGCCTCGATCACGCCGAAGGAGCTGAGCGAGATTGCCAAGAAGTATCTGGGCCAGAAGAACGCACTGAAGGTGCAGATCACTTCGGAAGCCAAGTAA
- a CDS encoding 3-keto-disaccharide hydrolase, producing MKASLFILPLIATTLSAQNASHAEAAAADPDFKIQGEYLLEGKGGQKGMGIQVIARGDGRFDAVAYKRGLPGAGWEGKWNSVTQGKGARSEGSGPVKFESSDLKGEVDGNKFVLEGTSGKPLELTRVNRESPTLGMKPPKGAVILFGEGANLFEKDKVGSDGLLMQGAKTTETFESFTLHIEFLLPYMPKEQGQARGNSGLYLQGRYEIQMLDSFGLEGKDNECAGIYQTAQPAVNMCFPPLSWQTYDIEFTAAKFNKDEKKKKAVVTVRHNGVVVHKELELPGPTGGAVLKDNAEPGPILLQDHGNPVRYRNIWLVKK from the coding sequence ATGAAGGCATCCCTGTTTATCCTCCCTTTGATCGCGACGACCCTTTCGGCGCAAAATGCTTCGCACGCGGAGGCGGCTGCGGCCGATCCGGACTTCAAGATCCAGGGCGAGTATCTGCTGGAGGGTAAAGGAGGACAGAAGGGCATGGGCATCCAGGTGATCGCGCGCGGTGACGGGAGGTTCGATGCGGTGGCCTACAAGCGCGGGCTGCCGGGTGCGGGCTGGGAGGGCAAGTGGAACTCGGTGACACAAGGCAAGGGGGCTCGCAGCGAAGGCTCCGGTCCGGTGAAGTTCGAGAGCTCGGACCTCAAGGGCGAGGTGGATGGCAACAAGTTCGTGCTGGAGGGAACTTCCGGCAAGCCGCTGGAGCTGACCCGCGTGAATCGCGAGTCCCCCACCCTGGGCATGAAGCCGCCGAAGGGTGCGGTGATTCTCTTCGGCGAAGGGGCCAACCTCTTCGAGAAAGACAAGGTGGGCTCCGACGGTCTGCTGATGCAGGGGGCGAAGACGACGGAGACCTTCGAGAGCTTCACGCTCCACATCGAATTCCTGCTGCCCTACATGCCGAAGGAACAGGGTCAGGCACGCGGGAACAGCGGCCTCTACCTGCAGGGGCGATACGAGATCCAGATGCTCGATAGCTTCGGTCTGGAAGGAAAGGACAACGAGTGTGCGGGGATCTATCAGACGGCGCAGCCGGCGGTGAACATGTGCTTCCCGCCTCTGAGCTGGCAGACCTACGACATCGAGTTCACCGCCGCGAAGTTCAACAAGGACGAGAAAAAGAAGAAGGCGGTGGTGACGGTGCGACACAACGGCGTGGTGGTACACAAGGAGCTCGAACTCCCGGGTCCGACGGGGGGAGCTGTACTCAAGGACAACGCCGAGCCCGGGCCGATCCTGCTACAGGATCACGGCAATCCAGTGCGCTACCGGAATATCTGGCTGGTGAAGAAGTAG
- a CDS encoding MATE family efflux transporter, producing the protein MPENESTSVVTHGPLLRTFLRFVIPSALSLTAISTTSFVDSVIVGRFVGADALAAVSLLIPYISFLFGIALMFAVGGAVRVANCLGARDDKEASEIFSLTLAAVVLLSASAALLGNLFSGPLFRLLGADQGLAALMGQYFPVLSVAMIVQLGTLVLYYFVRADDRPGLGTKALLTGALTNILIDYLLVAHLRMGLQGSAWGTLLAQLVQLAVLSSYFRHPQRHLSLHVVRAGWNRLFRTAGNGASEFVNEFSVGAVIFTMNFLLMRRYGTDGVAAWGILNAFIFISLMVYYGVVDAMHVLFGRNMGAGRWDRVRGFLGLAAAFVGTLAISVTLLLVIGGDRAIGIFLSAEGAGAERLAHEFVRWMWPLFLVSGFNVLICSYLTSREKASLSATIALLRTLLLPIGFGVALSFFMPDTPVVTAFAVAEWVTFAVALVFLWRHRPLAEETAPSLCLDDLTAGSHD; encoded by the coding sequence ATGCCCGAGAATGAATCTACCTCCGTGGTCACCCACGGACCGCTGCTCCGCACCTTCCTGCGCTTCGTCATTCCGTCGGCCCTGAGCCTCACGGCCATCTCGACCACCAGCTTCGTCGATAGCGTCATTGTCGGCCGCTTCGTCGGTGCCGATGCCTTGGCGGCGGTGAGTCTGCTCATCCCGTACATCTCCTTCCTGTTCGGCATCGCGTTGATGTTCGCCGTCGGCGGCGCGGTCCGGGTCGCGAATTGCTTGGGGGCAAGGGACGACAAGGAGGCCTCGGAGATCTTCAGCTTGACCTTGGCTGCCGTGGTCCTGCTGAGCGCATCGGCTGCTCTCCTCGGGAATCTCTTCTCCGGCCCGCTCTTCCGCTTGTTAGGCGCGGACCAAGGCCTTGCCGCCTTGATGGGGCAATACTTCCCGGTCCTCTCGGTCGCGATGATCGTCCAACTCGGAACGCTCGTCCTCTACTACTTCGTTCGGGCCGACGACCGCCCCGGTTTGGGAACCAAGGCCCTGCTCACGGGGGCGCTCACGAATATCCTGATCGACTACCTCCTCGTCGCGCACTTGCGCATGGGCTTGCAGGGCTCCGCGTGGGGCACGCTGCTGGCGCAGCTCGTCCAGCTCGCCGTCCTTTCGAGCTATTTCCGCCACCCGCAGCGGCACCTGAGCCTCCATGTGGTGCGCGCCGGCTGGAACCGACTCTTCCGCACCGCCGGCAATGGCGCTTCGGAGTTCGTCAACGAGTTCTCCGTCGGGGCCGTGATCTTCACCATGAACTTCCTGCTCATGCGGCGCTACGGCACCGACGGCGTCGCCGCATGGGGCATCCTGAATGCCTTCATCTTCATCAGCCTGATGGTCTACTACGGGGTGGTGGACGCCATGCACGTCCTCTTCGGCCGCAATATGGGCGCCGGTCGCTGGGATCGCGTCCGCGGCTTCCTCGGTCTCGCCGCCGCCTTTGTCGGAACTCTCGCGATCTCCGTGACCCTCCTGCTCGTCATCGGCGGTGACCGCGCGATCGGCATTTTCCTCAGCGCTGAAGGCGCCGGGGCCGAGCGTCTCGCTCACGAGTTCGTTCGTTGGATGTGGCCGCTCTTTCTCGTCAGCGGCTTCAATGTGCTGATCTGCTCTTACCTCACCTCCCGCGAGAAGGCCTCTCTCTCGGCCACCATCGCCTTGTTGCGCACCCTGCTCCTTCCGATCGGCTTCGGCGTGGCACTCTCCTTTTTCATGCCGGACACGCCCGTGGTCACGGCCTTCGCCGTGGCCGAGTGGGTCACCTTTGCCGTGGCCCTCGTGTTTCTCTGGCGTCACCGCCCGCTGGCCGAGGAGACCGCGCCATCCCTCTGCCTCGATGACCTGACCGCCGGCAGCCATGATTGA
- a CDS encoding IucA/IucC family protein encodes MIDSTKLSEATPEEEIDAFAERSGFEAIANTYLREADPGRWFRAAAWMTLRGDRVKIMGPWVLELELSDGSLLALDIAYRSTVGKHRVAAVFSRGGGVDSLAPLPPFQAALALVCEIYRTAREGAVTSIRELELTGRLVESFQSMAMALRQRCDEPSLRENDFLASEQSLLLGHWLHPTPKSRQGMAWWQQDDCAPELKGGLRLHFFSVRPDLVAHDSAAGISAIVIAAEAFGDDLRHGPTFGEVVVPVHPLQAAWLLAQPHVREAINLGWMRYLGERGEVFHPTSSVRTLFRRSSDWMFKFSIPVKITNSLRRNRTHELNVGVVMTRLMRKLEFFTLYPYFHVLDDPAFITVRLPGHRETGFETIIRSNPFRDGRGHGVISIAALTQDPLPAPRKGDAMTSRLAAIIDDLADLEGRPRAVVARDWFEQYWQCAIEPLILLFDQHGIALEAHQQNSLLNVRNGYPTHYHFRDNQGFYLSKTCRTQLLQIEGGVADLEDLFFEDAMIFRRFGYYLIFNQLFSVIYRLGADGHLSESEAIALCRGWLGELHPRLAGPGNDFVAYLLTKPALATKANLLTRVRDVDELEAAQELAVYVDLPNPFAAHAGRGECIGKGGER; translated from the coding sequence ATGATTGATTCCACCAAGCTTTCCGAAGCGACCCCGGAGGAGGAGATAGACGCCTTCGCCGAGCGTTCGGGCTTCGAGGCCATTGCCAATACCTACCTGCGTGAAGCCGACCCAGGCAGGTGGTTCCGTGCCGCTGCATGGATGACCCTGCGCGGTGATCGGGTGAAGATCATGGGACCATGGGTGCTTGAGCTGGAACTTTCGGACGGCTCTCTCCTGGCCCTCGATATCGCTTACCGCTCAACGGTAGGAAAACATCGGGTGGCCGCGGTGTTCTCGCGGGGTGGGGGAGTCGACAGTCTTGCCCCTCTTCCTCCCTTCCAAGCGGCACTTGCGCTGGTCTGCGAGATCTATCGGACGGCCCGGGAGGGTGCGGTCACTTCCATCCGTGAACTGGAGTTGACCGGTCGTCTGGTCGAAAGCTTCCAGTCCATGGCCATGGCCTTGCGACAGCGTTGCGACGAACCTTCGCTCCGTGAGAACGACTTTCTTGCCTCGGAGCAATCGCTGCTCCTCGGTCATTGGCTCCACCCGACACCCAAGAGCCGCCAGGGAATGGCGTGGTGGCAGCAAGACGACTGCGCCCCGGAGTTGAAGGGCGGTTTGAGGCTACACTTCTTCTCGGTCCGCCCGGATCTCGTCGCTCACGACTCCGCTGCCGGGATCAGTGCCATCGTGATCGCCGCGGAAGCCTTCGGGGATGATCTCCGGCACGGACCCACCTTCGGGGAAGTAGTGGTTCCCGTGCATCCGCTCCAAGCGGCATGGCTCCTTGCCCAACCGCACGTCCGCGAGGCGATCAATCTCGGCTGGATGCGTTACCTTGGGGAGCGTGGTGAAGTGTTTCACCCGACCTCTTCGGTGCGGACGCTCTTCCGCCGCTCGTCGGACTGGATGTTCAAGTTCTCGATCCCGGTGAAGATCACCAACTCGCTGCGACGGAACCGCACTCATGAGTTGAACGTGGGTGTGGTGATGACCCGGCTGATGCGCAAGCTCGAGTTCTTCACCCTCTACCCCTATTTCCATGTGCTCGATGATCCGGCCTTCATCACCGTGCGCCTGCCGGGCCATCGCGAGACCGGCTTCGAGACGATCATCCGTTCAAATCCTTTTCGGGACGGGCGGGGCCATGGGGTGATCTCGATCGCCGCGCTGACCCAGGATCCCCTGCCAGCTCCCCGCAAGGGCGATGCCATGACCAGTCGTTTGGCCGCGATCATCGACGATCTCGCTGACCTGGAGGGACGACCGCGTGCCGTCGTCGCCCGCGATTGGTTCGAGCAGTACTGGCAGTGCGCGATCGAGCCCTTGATCCTGCTCTTCGATCAGCACGGCATCGCGCTGGAGGCCCACCAGCAGAACAGCCTGCTCAATGTTCGCAACGGCTACCCGACGCACTACCACTTCCGGGACAACCAGGGCTTCTATCTCTCGAAGACCTGCCGCACGCAGTTGCTGCAGATCGAGGGCGGCGTGGCGGATCTGGAAGACTTGTTCTTCGAGGATGCGATGATCTTCCGCCGCTTCGGCTATTACCTGATCTTCAATCAACTCTTCTCCGTAATCTACCGCTTGGGGGCGGACGGCCATCTCTCGGAGTCGGAGGCGATCGCGCTCTGCCGTGGCTGGCTTGGCGAGCTTCACCCGCGGCTCGCAGGCCCCGGCAATGACTTCGTTGCCTACCTGCTGACCAAGCCCGCACTGGCCACCAAGGCCAACCTGCTAACCCGGGTCCGCGATGTCGATGAACTCGAGGCGGCTCAGGAGCTTGCCGTTTACGTGGATCTGCCGAATCCCTTCGCCGCTCACGCCGGGCGAGGGGAGTGCATCGGAAAGGGAGGTGAGCGATGA
- a CDS encoding IucA/IucC family protein, with amino-acid sequence MSAGIFTGGATTTAAVLEPPAARVFRQLLEALVFEGLIPLEKLRFGPGDRATGFAPVELDVGPCSIRCEARIGAFDRFEIRKHSAVESTSGEPLGLKAALALLDAMKADPERIAAIQEELRHTVRLCEWNEIHLGASTWERRHLSYEELDPRLHEGHPYHPCFKSRIGFSEDDHGNYGPEAGASFKLAWLAVSRAHLDQKLPCDEHRFFTSELGKAAYNVLLERSQAAGSSFETHGLLPVHPWQWQAIADRYRAEIDRGIIIPLGFCGDDYRATQSLRTLMNDRDPRKAHLKLPMSLVNTSSLRTFEAPLVASAPRISDWLSELVASDRFFRNSAPLVILKEYAAALYHPVDADERKEGELGCIWRESVHSELRPGEAALPFNALSMIEGDGRPFIDPLIRRFGIERWLWRLLEATIPPVWRLLERHGIAIEAHAQNLILIHQDGWPLHLAVRDFHESLERVPGDPIESLRELFMDTVFIYNLVELERLLRHEYGFSEATFWGMAGSFMTGAGHRTPRLTTESLMRKKLYGSRADEFHHEVANPFHSY; translated from the coding sequence ATGAGCGCTGGAATTTTCACCGGTGGCGCTACCACCACCGCGGCAGTGCTTGAACCGCCAGCCGCACGGGTCTTCCGTCAATTGTTGGAAGCCTTGGTTTTCGAAGGGCTCATCCCGCTCGAGAAACTCCGCTTTGGTCCCGGCGACCGGGCCACTGGCTTCGCGCCGGTTGAGCTTGATGTCGGGCCTTGCTCGATCCGCTGCGAGGCCCGCATCGGGGCCTTTGACCGCTTCGAGATCCGCAAGCACTCGGCCGTCGAGTCGACATCCGGCGAACCGCTCGGCTTGAAAGCCGCGCTTGCGTTGCTGGATGCGATGAAAGCGGACCCGGAGCGGATCGCCGCGATCCAGGAGGAACTCCGCCATACCGTGCGGCTCTGCGAGTGGAACGAGATTCACCTCGGAGCCAGCACTTGGGAACGCCGCCACCTCTCCTACGAGGAGCTCGATCCGCGGCTTCACGAGGGCCACCCCTATCATCCCTGCTTCAAGTCCCGCATCGGCTTCTCGGAGGACGATCACGGGAACTACGGACCCGAGGCCGGGGCAAGCTTCAAGCTGGCATGGCTCGCCGTGAGCCGCGCGCACTTGGATCAGAAGCTTCCCTGCGATGAACATCGCTTCTTCACTTCCGAACTCGGCAAGGCGGCTTACAACGTCCTGTTAGAGCGCTCGCAGGCTGCGGGCTCCTCGTTCGAGACTCACGGCCTGCTACCCGTGCACCCCTGGCAGTGGCAGGCCATCGCGGACCGCTACCGCGCCGAAATCGATCGCGGGATCATTATCCCTCTGGGCTTCTGCGGCGATGACTATCGTGCCACTCAATCGCTGCGGACCCTGATGAACGACCGCGATCCTCGGAAGGCTCACTTGAAGCTGCCGATGTCGCTGGTCAATACCTCGTCCCTCCGCACCTTCGAGGCTCCGCTGGTCGCCTCCGCCCCCCGGATCTCCGATTGGCTATCGGAGCTCGTTGCGAGTGACCGCTTCTTCCGCAATTCGGCACCGCTTGTCATCCTGAAGGAGTATGCCGCCGCTCTCTATCATCCGGTCGATGCCGATGAGAGGAAAGAGGGCGAACTCGGCTGCATCTGGCGTGAGAGCGTTCATTCCGAGCTGCGCCCCGGCGAAGCCGCGCTTCCCTTCAATGCACTCTCCATGATCGAGGGCGACGGTCGTCCCTTTATCGATCCCTTGATCCGGCGCTTCGGCATCGAGCGCTGGCTCTGGCGCTTGCTCGAAGCCACCATCCCGCCGGTCTGGCGCTTGCTGGAACGGCATGGCATCGCGATTGAAGCCCATGCCCAGAACCTGATCCTCATCCATCAGGACGGCTGGCCGCTGCACCTCGCCGTCCGCGATTTCCACGAGAGCCTCGAACGCGTGCCCGGGGATCCGATCGAGTCCCTCCGCGAGTTGTTCATGGACACCGTCTTCATCTACAACCTCGTCGAACTCGAGCGCCTCCTCCGCCACGAATACGGATTCTCCGAAGCAACTTTCTGGGGAATGGCGGGCAGCTTCATGACCGGTGCCGGTCACCGCACACCTCGCCTGACCACCGAGTCTCTCATGCGCAAGAAGCTCTACGGCAGCCGCGCGGACGAGTTCCACCACGAGGTCGCCAACCCTTTTCACTCATACTGA
- a CDS encoding AMP-binding protein, translating to MEYFEQIEVSFQSCDALTRPGTRVAACLDDPALLIALCLYCRRLGISFFPLPTGAPFEAAVRQAKRGGSHCLIYKSLDHLTLLESGVEDRGGALIQTSSGTTGVPKVIARPWSSIDREVAAYTEHFRAAAGMTPLVACPVNHSYGLISGVLSALHRKKQPVVLSNLNPKYIIRKMLETEKPLLFASPVLIHTVSLLYPRDRKLHAVMTSGTNIRQPLFEHLKERAEFVFQQYGCSEAGCISVSEDPSDPSDIGTPLPGLMFSAGRSVDGPEEIVVHGVEGKIPTRDLGYFAADGSLRIMSRIDDMINVAGVNVYPVEVENVVLELAGVGDAVVFKRENALGHTQVWLHYVSEGKVTPEQVKQWCATELTPHQRPFKIEEVAQIPRLPNGKVNRRSLAQDAPLNV from the coding sequence ATGGAATACTTCGAACAGATCGAAGTGTCCTTCCAGTCCTGCGATGCCCTGACCCGCCCCGGCACCCGCGTCGCCGCCTGCCTCGACGACCCCGCCCTCCTCATCGCCCTCTGCCTCTACTGCCGGAGGTTGGGAATTTCCTTCTTCCCCCTTCCCACCGGCGCCCCCTTCGAAGCCGCCGTCCGGCAAGCGAAACGCGGCGGCAGCCACTGCCTCATCTACAAGTCTCTCGATCACCTCACCCTCCTCGAAAGCGGCGTTGAAGACCGCGGTGGCGCACTGATCCAAACGAGCTCCGGCACCACTGGAGTTCCGAAAGTGATCGCCCGTCCATGGAGCTCCATCGACCGAGAAGTGGCTGCTTACACCGAGCACTTCCGCGCTGCTGCAGGGATGACACCGCTGGTTGCCTGCCCCGTGAACCACTCCTACGGCTTGATCAGCGGAGTGCTGAGCGCCCTCCACCGCAAGAAGCAACCGGTAGTCCTGAGCAACCTCAATCCCAAGTATATCATCCGGAAGATGCTGGAGACCGAGAAGCCCTTGCTCTTCGCCTCACCGGTGCTGATCCACACCGTCTCCCTACTCTATCCGCGGGACCGGAAGCTTCATGCGGTGATGACGTCCGGCACCAATATTCGCCAGCCCCTGTTCGAGCATCTGAAGGAGCGGGCGGAGTTCGTTTTCCAGCAGTATGGTTGTTCGGAGGCGGGCTGTATCTCGGTGAGTGAGGATCCATCTGATCCCTCAGACATCGGGACGCCTTTGCCAGGGTTGATGTTTAGCGCGGGAAGAAGTGTTGATGGTCCGGAGGAGATCGTGGTGCACGGGGTGGAGGGGAAAATCCCAACCCGGGACCTGGGATACTTCGCGGCGGACGGTTCATTGAGGATCATGTCGCGTATAGACGACATGATCAATGTCGCGGGGGTGAACGTGTATCCGGTGGAGGTCGAGAATGTGGTGCTTGAACTGGCGGGGGTGGGTGACGCGGTGGTTTTCAAGCGGGAGAATGCACTCGGGCACACGCAGGTTTGGCTGCACTATGTGTCGGAGGGGAAGGTGACGCCGGAGCAGGTCAAGCAATGGTGTGCGACGGAGCTCACGCCCCACCAGAGGCCATTCAAGATCGAGGAGGTGGCGCAGATTCCGCGGCTTCCCAATGGCAAGGTCAACCGTCGCTCCCTGGCGCAAGACGCTCCATTGAACGTATGA